AACCATAAAAAGTTCATTTTTTCCAGTAGTTGGGTTATGTTTTTCTACAATCGTTGGAGTCATAGACGAAAGCATTCTTTTTTGAGGTTCAATTTTGTTGGCTTCTGCCCCTACTAAACCAAACTGATTTGGAAAGCCAGCCTTGATACTAAAATCATCCATTTCATTATTTAAGAAAAATCCTGCTCCCTCTACCATTACTTTTGAGCCATAGTTTCCGTTGAGTGTCGTTGTGAGAGAAATGGCATTTCCATCTTTATCCGTAATAGAAAAATGAGTAGTTTCCATACTTTCGATAATTTCTACTTTTCCTTCTTTGATGCTATCAGACGGGGTTTTTTTGAAAAGAGAAATTGTTTGGTTTCTTTCTGCGTTGTAAGCTGAATCTAAAAGCATTTTTTGAGGAACATTATAAAAATTTGGGTCACCAAGATAAGTTGCTCGGTCGGCATATACTCGTCGTTCAAGTTCTGTCAAGATATGCAATGTAGCAGCAGAGTTGTGTTCTGCTTGTTTTATTTTTGGTGTAGAACGGTTTTGGTTGATGTAATTTGCTGCTCCTTGCAGAAGCTGTGCAAGTGCAATTCCACCACTAGAAGGAGGTGGCATTGAAAGAATAGTATAAGCCGTTTTTTTATCTGAATCTTTGGCTTGCAACTGAATAGTTTGTTCAATCGGTTTTCTCCACACAGGCTTGTAATCGTCTAAATCTTTTTGTGTGATGATTCCTTTTCCTTTATTTATTTCTTTTAAAAGAAATTCAGCTGTTTTTCCCTTATAAAATCCGTCTCGCTTCTCATCTCTGATTCTGATAAGCGTTTGAGCTAATTCTTTTTGAAAAATAGTATCCCCTTTTTTCCACTCATTATTTAAACTACTATTTTCTCCATCATAAATAAAAACACAATTTTCTTTTGTATTCCACGTTTTAAACTCTTTTTGATAATCATTGAGTTTATTCGCTTCATTTTCTGTCAAAACAATTCCATTTTGTGCTAAGTCAATGGCTGGCTGAACAAGTTCTTTCCAAGAAACATTTTTTGAACCATATTTTTCAAAAAGTTCTACCATCCCAGCCACACTTGCTGGAACTCCAACAGACAAATGTCCCTCTTGACTTAGT
The genomic region above belongs to Bernardetia sp. and contains:
- the ggt gene encoding gamma-glutamyltransferase, which encodes MNTKHISHYSLFLFTFLVFFFSCKTSQNTSSDELRPSLKSVYPFVETKEQGIIEKNGMVVTAHPLSSKIGVEILKKGGNAFDAAIAVKFALAVTYPRAGNIGGGGFAVLRLGNGESIALDFRETAPLAATTNMYLDKDENPIPKLSQEGHLSVGVPASVAGMVELFEKYGSKNVSWKELVQPAIDLAQNGIVLTENEANKLNDYQKEFKTWNTKENCVFIYDGENSSLNNEWKKGDTIFQKELAQTLIRIRDEKRDGFYKGKTAEFLLKEINKGKGIITQKDLDDYKPVWRKPIEQTIQLQAKDSDKKTAYTILSMPPPSSGGIALAQLLQGAANYINQNRSTPKIKQAEHNSAATLHILTELERRVYADRATYLGDPNFYNVPQKMLLDSAYNAERNQTISLFKKTPSDSIKEGKVEIIESMETTHFSITDKDGNAISLTTTLNGNYGSKVMVEGAGFFLNNEMDDFSIKAGFPNQFGLVGAEANKIEPQKRMLSSMTPTIVEKHNPTTGKNELFMVVGTPGGSTIITTVFQVILNTTVFEMDIQKAVNAKRLHHQWLPDEVYYEALEESVIKKLEKLGHVMKQVPQLGKVEAILVLPNGMYVGAADYLRGDDTAIGYSM